One Candidatus Dependentiae bacterium genomic window, GTAAAAATGATAGTAGCAATTGGTGGCATAAAAGGTGGTTCAGGTAAATCCATGACATGTGTCAATCTAACTGTTATACGAGCACTTATGGGTAAAAGAGTGCTTCTTGTTGACGCAGATGAACAAAGATCTGCAAGCAATTGGGTGAACTTACGTATGGCTAGTCAAATATCAACACCATGGACTACTATACGTTTAGAGGGAAACAATGTATGCACTGAAATACAAAAATTAGCATTAAATTATGATGATATTCTTATTGACTGCGGGGGGCGTGATACAACGTCATTACGAGCTGCTCTTATGGTTGCAGACAAGTTTATCGTCCCTTTTCAACCAAAAAGCTTTGACGTATGGACAGCCACTGATGTTAATTCTTTAATTTTAAATGCTAAAATGTTTAATCAAAGACTGATAGCACATTCATTTGTAAATTGTGCTAAACCTCGTGGATCAGATAACGAACAAGCACAAACTATTTTAGCTGAGCTGCAAGGCATGTCTTTATTGCCCGTTACTATAGGTCAACGTAATGCTTTTTCTAATGCTACAGCATGTGGCAAAGGTGTTGTAGAAGATAACACAGATTATAAAGCAGTTACTGAAATCAAAGCACTTCATGATGCTATATATACTATAGAGTAACTATATATTGTATATAGAGTATAGCTATAGCTTATATATATATTCTATAGCTTATAGAGGTTACTGTATAAAGAAAGTTGAAATAAGATAAAGGGGGAAAGATAATGGCTATAGCTAAATTACCTAAAGACGTTGAAAAGTTTATCGCTCAAGGTGGCAGTACTACACAGCTAGCAACAGTAGAAAGATCCCCCGAATTGCCTAAAGAGTCTGTTCAGGATTCTGATGCTGAAAGCTGCCGTATTATTCTAAGACTGCCAAAAGGGCTACTAAAGCTACTTGACAAAGAACGCAATAAAAAAACAAGTAAGCCTTACAGAAATCAGTTTATCTTAGAATTACTTGACTGTGCTTTGAAAGAACTAAAACAAAACATCTAGTATATATAGCTTACATATAAAGAGTATATATACCATCTACACTCTTTATATGTAAGCTATGTTTTATCTAAGAAGTAATACTGTCCTCTACCTGTGATATCTCGTCCACCTAAAGTAATATGTTCAGATACCATACAATTTACAAATTAAGTAGTCTGAATTAAAAGCAGCAATTTCACTCTAACAAAACAAATAGCAGTCAAGACATTTACGTGGCTATACGTCTAGATATCTAGACAGCTAAACGTATAGATGGCTCATTACCTAGAAGTCTAAAAACGAAATGATTAATTACCCGCTAACGCACTTATTACTCTTGAATATTGCTAATTTTTACTTAACCTAGAAGTTATGTGTTATCAAAAACTTCTAGGTTTTTTCTAGGTTCATAAGAGAAAGGTTGCCTATGCTTAAAATATCACTGTATTAACTTTTTTTGCCACTCAAGGGTTAATTTCTTTTTTTTATAATTGAAAGCAAGACCAATAAGTACAATATGTTGTTTACTAATCAAATACCGCTCATAATATCTTCTATCTTCTATTTGCTGTAATGCGACATCTGGGCTTGTATTAAACTTAAGCTCAAAGATATAAATATATTGGTTTGTAGTGATAACTAGATCAATACGCCCTTTATCAGTTACTATTTCTGACTGTATTTCTAGGCCAAGTAAATTACCTAGAAACTGAAAAAGTGAGTGAAAATAGCGCTCTTGTTCAATATATAAATTAGAAGGTATATGAGCAAAAAGACTTTGAAGTACCATGCAAAAAGCATCAACATCATTGGAATTAAGAGCTTTGACCATACGAGAAACAGAACGCTCTACTGTTGTAGCATTATGCTCTGTTAGTGCTGTAATAATAAATGTTTGAAATGATTCACTTACCTCAGCATTAGGGTAATTAAGCTTATACTTTTTAGTTTCTCTATTGTAATCAGTAATAGTAAGATAACCTGTTTGAAAAAGCAGAGGTATAAGGGGGATATGAGTTATATCAAATGTTCCAAGACTTTGAACGCTAAGCTCTATATCTTTGATATCTTCAAGAGCATCATACTGATTTTGTATTAATTTAATAAGAAAAGATGGAGTCCCAGATTCAAACCAGTAGTTAGCCTGTTCTTTATCTTTAAGATAGTAAAGCACTGAATAAGGATTATAAACACGGGTAGGTTCTTGAGAAAAGCGGTAACCATTATACCAGACTTCCATCTCATTCATGATAGTTGTAACAGTACGTTTTTTTGCATGAGCAAAATCATCAATGTAATCTTTGAAATAGTATTCTATTTCACTTTTGGTATAACCAAGTAAAGCTACACCTGGAGAAGCCATAGTAATATCTATAAGATTATTTAGTCCAGAAAAGATAGAGGTTTTAGAAAATTTGCTTACTCCCGTTATAAAGACAGCATGTAAATAGCTATTAAGACCTTTAATAGTATCGTAAAAGCTTTTAAGTACAGCTTGTTGTGCTTTTGCTCTCTCTTTATTTTCAATATGATCAAGTACCGGTTTATCATACTCATCAATTAAGAGAACAACTTTATTTTTTTGAGCTAATTGTTTAACTAAAAAACTAAACTTAGCATTAAGCGTTGGAGCTTGAGATATATCTACAGCGTATTGCTGAGCTATAGAATTTAAAGCCCAACCTAAGCTTAACTTTAATTCGGTAGCAGTCTCATGACTTATATCAGCAAAATCCAAATGAATAACAGAATACTCTTGCCATTTATAGTCACTACTGCCTATCCACAAGTCTTTAAAAAGTTCTTTATTTCCAGAAAATAATTCTTTTAATGTAGAGACAAGAAGAGACTTACCAAAACGACGAGGACGTGAAAGAAAATGATGTGTGTCACCTGTAGCATATAAGTTATAAATATACTGAGTTTTATCAACATACACGTAATTTTGAGTGATCATCTTTTCAAAATCGCTTACATCTCTTGGTAAATTTTTCATGAACTATCTCAGACGGTAAAAGTTAACTATGTCTTTTGCTTCTTTTAGCTTAGCCAAGCACCCCTCTTTAAGCAACTTCAAATTCTAAAAATTAAAAGTTGGGTTGTTTAAACAATTACTCCTTAACTTATTTAAAACTAATTTTAAACACCAAATTTCTCTTTAATCTTAATCGCCTAAAGGCTAGGCCACATGGCTTGATGCTGTGGCTAGCCAAGGCTTGTTAATTAAAGCAGGGAACGCCTGCTTAATTAATAGTTATAAAAAGGGGTGGTGTACACTAACCGTTCTAATAAGCCTTATCTAAATATCATCAGTAAAAGATATACTTTAAAAGCACTTAGAGCGCTTATTCAAGAGATAAAAAGAATTTAGGATAAAGGGGAGTAACAAGGGGTAACGACAACACAGTGTACACTAATCCTATATTTATACTCTAATACCTGATTAGATCAAGCTATTAAGAGCACTAATACTCAGTGCTGTGCAACCCCCCCGTGTAACAAGGGGTAACGCATGGTGTCTAATGACTTTCTTTTCTGTTTTTGCTAGTCTCGATTGGTAGTAGTTTTAAAGCAAAAGAAAGTTTTACATGAAAGCAGTTTTATACATCCGCGTTTCAACTAAAAGTCAACATGCTGGAGTGTCTATTCAAATAAGCGTATGCAAGGAAAAAGCATCGAGTCTAGGCCTACAAGATACGCATGTTTTTATTGATAGTGATGTAGCACATGATGTACCTTTAGAGCAACGTCCTGGCCTTTCAAAATCCTTAAATTCACTCCAGTATGGTGATGTATTTATCTGCACCAATCAAGACCGTATATCACGTAGCACTATCTTAAAAGTACGCTTTTTTCATATACTTAGAAAGTTAGGCGTTCAGTTTGTTTCAACACTTGAAGATACGGATATGACGTTAGCTCAAGGTTATAAAATAACACGACTCTACACTGAAAATAGTATCGAGTACCCTATTTCAAGAACTCAAGAGGTAGCAGCTTATAAAAAAGCAAAAGAAGAAGTTACAGGAACAGTGCCTTATGGCTTTAAAAAAAAAGAGTCAGGCAATCATCTTGTAAGT contains:
- a CDS encoding AAA family ATPase, with product MKNLPRDVSDFEKMITQNYVYVDKTQYIYNLYATGDTHHFLSRPRRFGKSLLVSTLKELFSGNKELFKDLWIGSSDYKWQEYSVIHLDFADISHETATELKLSLGWALNSIAQQYAVDISQAPTLNAKFSFLVKQLAQKNKVVLLIDEYDKPVLDHIENKERAKAQQAVLKSFYDTIKGLNSYLHAVFITGVSKFSKTSIFSGLNNLIDITMASPGVALLGYTKSEIEYYFKDYIDDFAHAKKRTVTTIMNEMEVWYNGYRFSQEPTRVYNPYSVLYYLKDKEQANYWFESGTPSFLIKLIQNQYDALEDIKDIELSVQSLGTFDITHIPLIPLLFQTGYLTITDYNRETKKYKLNYPNAEVSESFQTFIITALTEHNATTVERSVSRMVKALNSNDVDAFCMVLQSLFAHIPSNLYIEQERYFHSLFQFLGNLLGLEIQSEIVTDKGRIDLVITTNQYIYIFELKFNTSPDVALQQIEDRRYYERYLISKQHIVLIGLAFNYKKKKLTLEWQKKLIQ
- a CDS encoding AAA family ATPase, which codes for MIVAIGGIKGGSGKSMTCVNLTVIRALMGKRVLLVDADEQRSASNWVNLRMASQISTPWTTIRLEGNNVCTEIQKLALNYDDILIDCGGRDTTSLRAALMVADKFIVPFQPKSFDVWTATDVNSLILNAKMFNQRLIAHSFVNCAKPRGSDNEQAQTILAELQGMSLLPVTIGQRNAFSNATACGKGVVEDNTDYKAVTEIKALHDAIYTIE